The Kitasatospora sp. NBC_00374 genome has a segment encoding these proteins:
- a CDS encoding ABC transporter substrate-binding protein gives MGVTRRQLLWAGAGIGAAGALAACSSGKGGSTDTAASGSASEQPRSGGTLKVGALGKASAVTRDPHGTQANESDYLILSLVYDTLTVPGDRTNTAPRLAAGWKPSEDLKTWRFTVADGAKFHDGTPVTADDVVWSLKRLRATPSGASRLPGIKPEGITAEDARTVVLVSDYANADLPLLTRLTTFVLKKGTGDDAIATAPGTGPFKLDWFRDGNARLVRNDDWYGGKVLLDAVEVSIFESPQAMANALLAGQIDVASNVGAVAARTAEARKDVQILRRPNDMAMPIVMRTADGPFADPRVREALRLAVDRDAMVKQVLSGYGTVGNDVLGTGDPAFAKDLPQRRRDLDKARQLLAEAGFDSAKTYDLLTTEDISGLAESATLFATQVREAGVKINVVKQDSKIFWDASWLKAPLYTTYWGTNDSVVFFASKTMVSESGQNEAGWKEPSFDEAYRKALGTADTAERATALHRLQEIEYAKSGYLLWGMADGIDLAGAPVRNLPRLPGYGRVQLEKTWLAR, from the coding sequence GTGGGCGTCACCAGACGACAGCTGCTGTGGGCCGGTGCCGGGATCGGGGCGGCCGGTGCGCTCGCGGCCTGCAGCAGCGGCAAGGGCGGATCGACGGACACCGCGGCCTCCGGATCCGCGTCCGAACAGCCGCGCAGCGGCGGCACGCTGAAGGTCGGTGCGCTCGGCAAGGCGTCCGCCGTGACCCGCGACCCGCACGGCACCCAGGCCAACGAGAGCGACTACCTGATCCTCAGCCTGGTCTACGACACCCTGACGGTGCCCGGGGACCGGACCAACACCGCGCCCAGGCTCGCCGCGGGCTGGAAGCCCTCCGAGGACCTCAAGACCTGGCGCTTCACCGTCGCCGACGGCGCGAAGTTCCACGACGGCACCCCGGTCACCGCCGACGACGTGGTCTGGTCGCTGAAGCGGCTGCGGGCCACCCCCTCCGGTGCGTCCCGGCTGCCGGGCATCAAGCCGGAGGGCATCACGGCCGAGGACGCGAGGACCGTCGTCCTGGTCTCCGACTACGCCAACGCCGATCTGCCGCTGCTGACCCGGCTGACCACCTTCGTCCTGAAGAAGGGCACCGGGGACGACGCGATCGCCACCGCGCCGGGCACCGGCCCCTTCAAGCTCGACTGGTTCCGCGACGGCAACGCCCGCCTGGTGCGCAACGACGACTGGTACGGCGGCAAGGTGCTGCTCGACGCCGTCGAGGTGAGCATCTTCGAGAGCCCGCAGGCGATGGCCAACGCCCTGCTCGCCGGACAGATCGACGTCGCCTCCAACGTCGGCGCCGTCGCGGCCCGTACCGCCGAGGCCCGCAAGGACGTCCAGATCCTGCGCCGCCCCAACGACATGGCGATGCCCATCGTGATGCGCACCGCCGACGGCCCGTTCGCCGACCCGAGGGTCCGTGAGGCGCTGCGCCTCGCCGTCGACCGCGACGCGATGGTCAAGCAGGTCCTGTCCGGCTACGGCACGGTCGGCAACGACGTCCTCGGCACCGGCGACCCGGCGTTCGCCAAGGACCTGCCCCAGCGCAGGCGCGACCTGGACAAGGCCAGGCAGTTGCTGGCCGAGGCCGGTTTCGACAGCGCCAAGACCTACGACCTGCTCACCACCGAGGACATCTCCGGCCTCGCGGAGTCCGCGACGCTCTTCGCCACCCAGGTCCGCGAGGCCGGCGTGAAGATCAACGTGGTGAAGCAGGACTCGAAGATCTTCTGGGACGCCAGCTGGCTCAAGGCGCCGCTCTACACCACCTACTGGGGCACCAACGACTCCGTGGTGTTCTTCGCCTCCAAGACCATGGTCTCGGAGTCCGGCCAGAACGAGGCCGGCTGGAAGGAGCCGTCCTTCGACGAGGCCTACCGCAAGGCGCTCGGCACCGCCGACACCGCCGAGCGGGCCACGGCGCTGCACCGGCTGCAGGAGATCGAGTACGCGAAGTCCGGCTACCTGCTGTGGGGCATGGCCGACGGCATCGACCTGGCCGGCGCGCCCGTCCGCAACCTGCCCAGGCTCCCCGGCTACGGCCGCGTCCAGCTCGAGAAGACCTGGCTGGCCCGTTGA
- a CDS encoding ornithine cyclodeaminase family protein has protein sequence MTSQDTVTPHDGTLRVLSTGDLAGIDITLTDVLDTVEQAYRTLAAGQSDNPRKLTVKPADGHSVSYAMLGRDGVRNVVAIKTSYKHGLRESRERQHYYTTLSLYDDVTGLPVAMMDCGRIGSLRTPAVTALLARECASPDARTALVIGTGTQGRLALPFLLTALPRLERLMFSGTHPDGIAAVRDQLARHFPDREPELVTDLDRAAQDADIIVATAGGHTPAAVEADRLRPGALAVLVGHGLAPSTLHRADRVIATSEAQMQVTGTDMADADGRLPAVDVELPAVLAGTATARTSPTERIFAYNSGLVVTDIALGHRFAQLAAEQGLGTEVALWR, from the coding sequence ATGACCTCCCAGGACACCGTGACGCCCCACGACGGCACCCTGCGCGTCCTGAGCACCGGCGACCTCGCCGGTATCGACATCACCCTGACCGACGTCCTCGACACCGTCGAGCAGGCCTACCGCACGCTGGCCGCCGGGCAGTCGGACAACCCGCGCAAACTCACCGTCAAGCCCGCCGACGGACACTCCGTCTCCTACGCCATGCTCGGCCGCGACGGCGTGCGCAACGTGGTGGCGATCAAGACCTCGTACAAGCACGGCCTGCGGGAGAGCCGCGAGCGGCAGCACTACTACACGACGCTCAGCCTCTACGACGACGTCACCGGCCTGCCGGTCGCGATGATGGACTGCGGCCGGATCGGCTCGCTGCGCACCCCGGCCGTCACCGCCCTGCTGGCCCGCGAGTGCGCCTCCCCCGACGCCCGCACCGCCCTGGTGATCGGCACCGGCACGCAGGGCCGCCTGGCACTCCCGTTCCTGCTGACCGCCCTCCCCCGGCTGGAGCGGCTGATGTTCTCCGGCACCCACCCCGACGGCATCGCCGCCGTGCGCGACCAGCTCGCCCGGCACTTCCCGGACCGCGAGCCGGAGTTGGTCACCGACCTGGACCGGGCCGCACAGGACGCCGACATCATCGTCGCGACCGCCGGCGGCCACACCCCCGCCGCCGTCGAGGCCGACCGGCTCCGGCCGGGCGCCCTGGCCGTCCTGGTCGGCCACGGCCTGGCCCCCTCCACCCTGCACCGGGCCGACCGGGTGATCGCCACCAGCGAGGCCCAGATGCAGGTCACCGGCACCGACATGGCAGACGCCGACGGCAGGCTGCCCGCCGTCGACGTGGAACTGCCCGCCGTCCTCGCCGGCACCGCCACGGCCCGCACCTCCCCGACCGAGCGGATCTTCGCGTACAACAGCGGGCTGGTCGTCACCGACATCGCACTCGGCCACCGCTTCGCCCAACTCGCCGCCGAGCAGGGGCTGGGCACCGAGGTCGCACTGTGGCGCTGA
- a CDS encoding protein kinase: protein MEGQLLGGRYELMEHLGSGGTGTAWAAHDRQLDRTVALTVVAEAELSPEDAERLAAEAGAAAALTDHPHLAAVHEFGRDGSELFVVTDRVTGRALDELLAAEGAPGAARAVDWARQICAGLAAAHEAGVVHHHLTPADLVLTEDGTVKILGLGIARLRPARGPEPAGGADTGLGRVPWMSPEQVRGDQEADHRSDLYAVGCILYQLLTGATPFGHREVTVQFGAHLREAPAAPSLRRAGIPAGLDELVLHLLAKAPQERPESAAEVAALLGTVAAGTTTVATAGTTAAATAAHTPAPRIAGFPATAAAAAQPVPVPVPVPTPIATPAAVTMDTPFGNFEPEPWWRRPSGRRAGLAAAGSALALALISGLVWAVGSQGAGADGGRPTRTVDAGGKAIGPDGAGAIPFGSASEQAAASAAAESSTAPAESPTAPGASASAPPAAGSTGTPGPAATTRAGTTPAPGTTPGATAPAPGGTTAAPVPNPPASPATGAAAYGCSGGLIDSYPVKTSTGVVFGYYYLYFDGSTGNNCAATIKTANSGYGTASAVKASISRCSNTAPSNSCSPVAGTTANDEGSFAKYAGPVKVNAAAKCITGFGSITWNGVTATTSGSLGNRAVHCG, encoded by the coding sequence ATGGAGGGGCAGCTGCTCGGCGGACGCTACGAGCTGATGGAACACCTGGGCTCCGGCGGGACGGGAACCGCCTGGGCGGCACACGACCGGCAGCTCGACCGCACCGTGGCCCTCACGGTCGTCGCCGAGGCCGAGCTCTCGCCCGAGGACGCCGAGCGGCTCGCCGCCGAGGCCGGTGCCGCGGCCGCGCTGACGGACCATCCCCACCTCGCCGCCGTCCACGAGTTCGGCCGTGACGGCAGCGAGCTGTTCGTGGTGACGGACCGGGTGACCGGGCGCGCCCTGGACGAGCTCCTGGCCGCCGAGGGGGCGCCGGGGGCCGCGCGGGCCGTGGACTGGGCCCGGCAGATCTGCGCCGGCCTGGCGGCCGCGCACGAGGCCGGTGTGGTGCACCACCACCTCACGCCGGCCGACCTCGTCCTCACCGAGGACGGGACGGTGAAGATCCTCGGCCTCGGAATCGCCCGGCTCCGGCCCGCACGGGGACCCGAGCCGGCCGGCGGGGCCGACACCGGCCTGGGCCGCGTCCCCTGGATGTCGCCGGAGCAGGTCCGCGGCGACCAGGAGGCCGACCACCGCAGCGATCTGTACGCGGTCGGCTGCATCCTCTACCAACTGCTCACCGGCGCAACGCCGTTCGGGCACCGCGAGGTGACCGTGCAGTTCGGCGCGCACCTGCGGGAGGCACCGGCCGCCCCGAGCCTGCGCCGGGCCGGCATCCCCGCCGGGCTGGACGAGCTCGTCCTCCACCTGCTGGCGAAGGCGCCGCAGGAGCGGCCGGAGAGCGCCGCCGAGGTCGCGGCGCTGCTGGGCACGGTGGCTGCGGGGACCACGACGGTGGCAACGGCGGGGACCACGGCGGCGGCCACCGCTGCGCACACCCCCGCCCCGCGCATCGCCGGCTTCCCGGCGACGGCCGCCGCGGCGGCGCAGCCGGTGCCGGTGCCAGTGCCGGTGCCCACGCCGATAGCCACACCGGCGGCCGTGACCATGGACACCCCGTTCGGGAACTTCGAGCCGGAGCCCTGGTGGCGCCGGCCGTCGGGCCGTCGGGCCGGCCTGGCCGCCGCCGGCAGCGCGCTCGCCCTGGCCCTGATCTCCGGGCTGGTCTGGGCGGTCGGCAGCCAGGGCGCCGGGGCCGACGGCGGCCGGCCCACCCGGACGGTGGACGCGGGCGGAAAGGCCATCGGTCCGGACGGCGCCGGTGCCATCCCGTTCGGCTCCGCCTCCGAGCAGGCGGCCGCCTCCGCCGCCGCCGAGTCCTCCACGGCGCCGGCCGAGAGCCCGACGGCCCCCGGAGCCTCGGCCTCCGCCCCGCCGGCCGCCGGCTCGACCGGTACTCCCGGTCCGGCCGCGACCACCCGGGCCGGGACCACCCCCGCCCCCGGCACCACCCCGGGGGCCACCGCCCCCGCCCCCGGCGGCACGACCGCCGCCCCCGTCCCGAACCCGCCCGCCTCACCCGCGACGGGCGCCGCGGCGTACGGGTGCAGTGGCGGGCTGATCGACAGCTACCCGGTCAAGACCAGCACCGGTGTCGTGTTCGGCTACTACTACCTCTACTTCGACGGCTCCACCGGCAACAACTGCGCGGCCACCATCAAGACGGCCAACAGCGGCTACGGCACGGCCTCCGCGGTCAAGGCGAGCATCAGCCGCTGCAGCAACACCGCCCCCTCCAACAGCTGCTCGCCGGTGGCGGGCACCACCGCCAACGACGAGGGCAGTTTCGCCAAGTACGCCGGGCCGGTGAAGGTGAACGCCGCGGCCAAGTGCATCACCGGATTCGGCAGCATCACCTGGAACGGGGTCACGGCCACCACGTCGGGCAGCCTCGGCAACCGGGCGGTGCACTGCGGCTGA
- a CDS encoding TauD/TfdA family dioxygenase — protein sequence MPTAAPAPVRRLDATHVAELTTTAAELLDLHGSATSPALLAGLPPACARLSRQLHHALRPVDTADGLFVLRGLQVDDTELGPTPGHWAGVGEAGAVWDVVLLLVSALMGTPIAWDGQQDGRFVHNIVPSPGHESVQTGASSSVLLTPHTEDAFHPGRAHLLLLCCMRNHDDIATTAASIRLTELSPADVTELTRPVAPILPDDAYQEAQRFGGRPASVPTLFAGEDGLTLRFDPAYTPLDEADETWCAAYRRLEDELARVSVAVSLEPGDVLVVDNDLVVHGRVPFTARYDGTDRWLKRASVRVPGRRTRPEAEADEHGYGQAAVEAWAA from the coding sequence GTGCCCACCGCCGCCCCCGCCCCGGTACGCCGGCTCGACGCCACCCACGTCGCCGAGCTCACCACCACCGCGGCCGAACTGCTGGACCTCCACGGCTCCGCCACCAGCCCCGCCCTGCTCGCCGGCCTTCCCCCCGCCTGCGCCCGGCTCAGCCGCCAACTGCACCACGCCCTGCGCCCGGTGGACACCGCCGACGGCCTGTTCGTGCTGCGCGGACTGCAGGTCGACGACACCGAACTCGGCCCCACCCCCGGCCACTGGGCGGGTGTCGGCGAGGCCGGCGCCGTCTGGGACGTCGTCCTGCTGCTGGTCTCCGCCCTGATGGGCACTCCGATCGCCTGGGACGGCCAGCAGGATGGCCGCTTCGTCCACAACATCGTCCCCTCCCCCGGCCACGAGAGCGTCCAGACCGGCGCCAGCAGCAGCGTCCTGCTCACCCCGCACACCGAGGACGCCTTCCACCCGGGCCGCGCCCACCTGCTGCTGCTGTGCTGTATGCGCAACCACGACGACATCGCCACCACCGCGGCCAGCATCCGCCTGACCGAGCTGTCCCCGGCCGACGTCACCGAGCTGACCAGGCCCGTCGCCCCGATCCTCCCGGACGACGCCTACCAGGAGGCCCAGCGGTTCGGCGGCCGGCCCGCGTCGGTGCCCACCCTGTTCGCCGGCGAGGACGGCCTCACCCTCCGCTTCGACCCCGCCTACACCCCGCTCGACGAGGCGGACGAGACCTGGTGCGCCGCCTACCGCCGGCTGGAGGACGAACTCGCCCGGGTCTCCGTCGCGGTGAGCCTCGAACCCGGAGACGTCCTGGTCGTCGACAACGACCTCGTCGTGCACGGCCGCGTCCCCTTCACCGCCCGCTACGACGGCACCGACCGCTGGCTCAAGCGCGCCTCCGTCCGGGTGCCCGGCCGCCGTACCCGCCCCGAGGCGGAGGCCGACGAGCACGGCTACGGCCAGGCCGCCGTCGAGGCCTGGGCCGCCTGA
- a CDS encoding MATE family efflux transporter: MQQQLSTLARDSRALAVLAVPLALTQLAQVALTTTDTVMMGALSTEALAAGGLALVVFNQLRTMGVGLVTSVGNQVAAAAARAERTAADTTGTTGTTGTTDGTDEDGAEVRGLVRAALAVATIAGVAGAVLMILIGRAATLLGQDAAVADRAQSMLVALAPGLIPCLWFQAVRQFTVGMRRPQALLRITIASVAVNAALNWAFIHGTWGAPELGLTGIGVATSSVHLLAFIALYASARRDPRLAPLLSLAFWRADARTVRRLLGLGTPIAATYGSEAGFFFVTALMAGSFGPAALAAHTAVNQLVYIVFQVAVGLSHAASINVSRELALGAHDAARRIKNTALACGAAATTLVGLAYLTVPQLVLRPYFDPDSAADQDALHIATGLLVVAAVLQFFDCAQNIGVGLLRGLDDTRSGLWITLVGYWLAGLPVSWLLAYPLGGDTRGLWLGLLVGLATTAVLLLRRYGRALGARADTDAGAPRTVAA, encoded by the coding sequence ATGCAGCAGCAGCTCAGCACCCTGGCCCGCGACAGCCGCGCGCTCGCCGTACTCGCCGTCCCCCTCGCCCTCACCCAACTCGCCCAGGTCGCCCTGACCACCACCGACACCGTCATGATGGGCGCCCTGAGCACCGAGGCGCTGGCGGCCGGCGGTCTCGCCCTGGTGGTCTTCAACCAGCTGCGCACCATGGGCGTCGGCCTGGTCACCTCCGTCGGCAACCAGGTCGCCGCGGCGGCCGCCCGCGCGGAACGGACCGCGGCCGACACCACCGGCACCACCGGCACCACCGGCACCACCGACGGTACGGACGAGGACGGCGCGGAGGTCCGCGGCCTCGTCCGCGCGGCGCTCGCCGTCGCCACCATCGCCGGCGTCGCCGGAGCCGTCCTCATGATCCTCATCGGCCGGGCCGCGACCCTGCTCGGCCAGGACGCCGCCGTCGCGGACCGCGCCCAGAGCATGCTGGTCGCGCTGGCCCCCGGGCTGATCCCCTGTCTCTGGTTCCAGGCCGTCCGGCAGTTCACCGTCGGCATGCGCCGGCCGCAGGCACTGCTGCGGATCACCATCGCCTCCGTCGCCGTCAACGCCGCCCTCAACTGGGCGTTCATCCACGGCACCTGGGGCGCCCCCGAGCTCGGCCTCACCGGCATCGGCGTCGCCACCAGCAGCGTCCACCTGCTGGCCTTCATCGCCCTGTACGCCTCCGCCCGCCGCGACCCGCGGCTCGCGCCGCTGCTCAGCCTCGCGTTCTGGCGGGCCGACGCCCGCACGGTGCGACGGCTCCTGGGCCTGGGCACCCCGATCGCCGCCACCTACGGCTCCGAGGCCGGCTTCTTCTTCGTCACCGCCCTGATGGCCGGCAGCTTCGGCCCCGCGGCCCTCGCCGCCCACACCGCCGTCAACCAACTCGTCTACATCGTCTTCCAGGTGGCCGTCGGCCTCTCCCACGCGGCCTCCATCAACGTCAGCCGCGAACTCGCCCTCGGCGCCCACGACGCGGCCCGCCGCATCAAGAACACCGCCCTCGCCTGCGGGGCCGCCGCCACCACCCTGGTCGGCCTCGCGTACCTGACGGTGCCCCAGCTGGTCCTGCGGCCCTACTTCGATCCGGACAGCGCCGCCGACCAGGACGCCCTGCACATCGCCACCGGCCTGCTCGTCGTCGCCGCCGTCCTCCAGTTCTTCGACTGCGCGCAGAACATCGGCGTCGGCCTGCTGCGCGGCCTCGACGACACCCGGAGCGGCTTGTGGATCACCCTCGTCGGGTACTGGCTCGCCGGCCTCCCCGTCTCCTGGCTCCTCGCCTACCCCCTCGGCGGCGACACCCGCGGCCTGTGGCTCGGCCTCCTCGTCGGCCTCGCCACCACCGCCGTACTGCTCCTGCGGCGGTACGGCCGGGCCCTCGGCGCCAGGGCCGACACCGACGCCGGCGCACCGCGGACCGTGGCGGCCTGA
- a CDS encoding cysteine synthase family protein, protein MTDALRRPPVVTRVSDLIGYTPLFELARADNGARLLLKLEMYNPTGSAKIRMARQMVLDAEARGELRAGGHIIESTSGNTGLGLAVVAAERGYRFTAVVDNHAAVDKLRGMKAMGTELVYVVEDGAEELNTAAREELAEALARGKDNTFFTEQHNNPSNAVGYHPVGREIAQALDNRVDVFIGAVGTGGGLCGTALELRKHVPDVRVVGVEPKGSIAFGPPAHDYYQSGTGTPEGATLGLLVDFDLIDEGVKVGDVEAFATARVVARRTGLLIGGSAGGVVHEALARLRDLPPDAVMVAFVNDGGEKYLDTVFNDDWMTARDLVDETVEAEIDETLTKLRRH, encoded by the coding sequence ATGACCGACGCCCTCCGCCGACCTCCGGTGGTCACCCGCGTCTCCGACCTCATCGGCTACACCCCGCTGTTCGAGCTCGCCCGCGCCGACAACGGCGCCCGGCTCCTGCTCAAGCTGGAGATGTACAACCCCACCGGCAGCGCGAAGATCCGCATGGCCCGGCAGATGGTCCTCGACGCCGAGGCGCGCGGCGAACTGCGCGCCGGCGGCCACATCATCGAATCCACCTCCGGCAACACCGGCCTCGGGCTCGCCGTCGTCGCCGCCGAACGCGGCTACCGGTTCACCGCCGTCGTCGACAACCACGCCGCCGTCGACAAGCTGCGCGGGATGAAGGCCATGGGCACCGAGCTGGTCTACGTCGTCGAGGACGGCGCGGAGGAGCTCAACACCGCCGCCCGGGAGGAGCTCGCCGAGGCGCTGGCCCGGGGCAAGGACAACACCTTCTTCACCGAGCAGCACAACAACCCCAGCAACGCCGTCGGCTACCACCCCGTCGGCCGCGAGATCGCCCAGGCCCTCGACAACCGGGTCGACGTGTTCATCGGCGCCGTCGGCACCGGCGGCGGCCTGTGCGGCACCGCCCTCGAACTGCGCAAGCACGTCCCCGACGTCCGGGTCGTGGGCGTCGAACCGAAGGGCTCCATCGCCTTCGGGCCGCCCGCCCACGACTACTACCAGTCCGGCACCGGCACCCCCGAGGGCGCCACCCTCGGCCTGCTGGTCGACTTCGACCTCATCGACGAAGGCGTCAAGGTCGGCGACGTCGAGGCGTTCGCGACCGCCCGCGTCGTCGCCCGCCGCACCGGCCTGCTCATCGGCGGCTCCGCCGGCGGCGTCGTCCACGAGGCCCTCGCCCGCCTGCGGGACCTTCCCCCCGACGCCGTTATGGTCGCCTTCGTCAACGACGGCGGCGAGAAGTACCTGGACACCGTGTTCAACGACGACTGGATGACCGCCCGCGACCTCGTCGACGAGACCGTCGAGGCCGAGATCGACGAGACCCTGACCAAGCTCCGCAGGCACTGA
- a CDS encoding Y4yA family PLP-dependent enzyme: MALTLPTHPDPGHDAVLASGLLQELAHALGGPFHFLLPERFDANLAAFRAVLDESGVEGKVYYAKKANKAAAFVERCAEAGAGVDVAGHGELREALGHGVRGEDLVVTGPAKADRLLRVAVLQGALIAVDSLDELDRLLRADGPRPVRILLRRHPPTQPDSRFGLDDAQLETALLRCAAAGDRIRMEGFSFHLSGYAVQPRTDLAGELVQLCLKARILGLQADRISIGGGFAVDYTSEGAWRTFLAAQRPDDYHARKSFGPDDFYPYHSPVAGADALRAVLAARPGHTGAPLAARLREAGVMLLLEPGRALLDGAGSSVFRIQGVKDRAGYGIVTVDGTSLSLSEQWFNSEFLPDPVLLTDGRPADDDTAYRACVGGASCLDSDLLTWRKVGFPVRPEAGDLLVYPNTAGYQMDSNESPFHDLPLPPKVVLDGPEPRPRWRLDHHPSR, translated from the coding sequence GTGGCGCTGACCCTCCCCACCCACCCCGACCCCGGCCACGACGCGGTACTGGCGAGCGGACTGCTGCAGGAGCTGGCGCACGCGCTCGGCGGCCCGTTCCACTTCCTGCTCCCCGAACGGTTCGACGCCAACCTCGCCGCCTTCCGGGCCGTCCTCGACGAGTCCGGGGTGGAGGGGAAGGTGTACTACGCGAAGAAGGCCAACAAGGCCGCCGCCTTCGTCGAGCGCTGCGCCGAGGCCGGCGCCGGGGTGGACGTCGCCGGCCACGGCGAGCTGCGCGAGGCACTCGGCCACGGCGTCCGCGGCGAGGACCTGGTGGTCACCGGCCCGGCCAAGGCCGACCGCCTGCTGCGGGTCGCCGTGCTGCAGGGCGCACTCATCGCCGTGGACTCCCTCGACGAACTCGACCGCCTGCTGCGGGCGGACGGCCCCCGGCCGGTCAGGATCCTCCTGCGCCGCCACCCGCCCACCCAGCCGGACAGCCGCTTCGGCCTCGACGACGCCCAGCTGGAGACGGCGCTGCTGCGCTGCGCGGCCGCCGGCGACCGGATCCGGATGGAGGGCTTCAGCTTCCACCTGTCCGGCTACGCGGTGCAGCCGCGCACCGACCTCGCCGGCGAGCTGGTCCAACTCTGCCTCAAGGCCAGGATCCTGGGCCTGCAGGCCGACCGGATCAGCATCGGCGGCGGCTTCGCCGTCGACTACACCTCCGAGGGGGCCTGGCGGACCTTCCTCGCGGCCCAACGCCCCGACGACTACCACGCACGGAAGTCCTTCGGCCCGGACGACTTCTACCCGTACCACTCGCCCGTCGCCGGCGCCGACGCGCTGCGCGCCGTCCTCGCCGCCCGCCCCGGCCACACCGGCGCGCCGCTGGCCGCGCGCCTGCGCGAGGCCGGCGTGATGCTGCTGCTGGAACCGGGCCGCGCGCTGCTGGACGGCGCCGGGTCCTCCGTGTTCCGGATCCAGGGCGTCAAGGACCGCGCCGGGTACGGGATCGTCACCGTCGACGGCACCAGCCTCAGCCTGTCCGAGCAGTGGTTCAACAGTGAGTTCCTGCCCGACCCGGTCCTGCTGACCGACGGCCGGCCCGCCGACGACGACACGGCGTACCGGGCCTGCGTCGGCGGCGCGAGCTGTCTGGACTCCGACCTGCTGACCTGGCGCAAGGTCGGCTTCCCGGTCCGGCCCGAGGCGGGCGACCTGCTGGTCTACCCGAACACGGCCGGTTACCAGATGGACTCCAACGAATCCCCCTTCCACGACCTCCCGCTGCCGCCCAAGGTCGTCCTGGACGGCCCCGAGCCCCGCCCCCGCTGGCGCCTGGACCACCACCCCTCCCGCTGA
- a CDS encoding SDR family NAD(P)-dependent oxidoreductase — protein sequence MADQRVVIVTGGGTGIGAATARLLRAAGHQVVVSGRRPEPLHRIAAETGALAHPSDTGDQDAVRGLVDAAVSAYGRLDGLVLNAGTGRSGAVGDLSVEDWDAVIRTNLTGPFLLQRAALPHLLEARGAVVAVASVSALRNGAGNAAYATSKAGLLQLCRSLAVDYGHRGLRANVVCPGWVRTEMADRRMARFADEAGLDGSDAAYREATRLVPAGRAGDPQEVAEVVGWLLSPAASFVNGATLTVDGGVSAVDPGTAAFDFRIEPRGGSAPSAGR from the coding sequence ATGGCTGATCAGCGAGTTGTCATTGTCACCGGCGGGGGAACGGGCATCGGGGCGGCGACCGCCCGGCTGCTGCGCGCCGCCGGGCACCAGGTCGTCGTCTCCGGCCGGCGGCCGGAGCCGCTGCACCGCATCGCGGCGGAGACCGGCGCCCTGGCCCACCCCTCGGACACCGGCGACCAGGACGCCGTCCGCGGCCTGGTGGACGCGGCGGTGTCGGCGTACGGGCGCCTCGACGGGCTGGTCCTGAACGCCGGTACCGGGCGCAGCGGCGCCGTCGGGGACCTGTCGGTCGAGGACTGGGACGCCGTGATCCGGACCAACCTCACCGGCCCCTTCCTGCTCCAGCGGGCCGCGCTGCCGCACCTGCTGGAGGCGCGCGGCGCGGTCGTCGCCGTCGCCTCGGTGTCCGCGCTGCGCAACGGCGCAGGCAACGCCGCGTACGCGACCTCCAAGGCCGGGCTGCTGCAGCTCTGCCGCTCCCTCGCGGTCGACTACGGCCACCGCGGGCTGCGGGCCAACGTCGTCTGCCCGGGCTGGGTGCGGACCGAGATGGCCGACCGGCGGATGGCGCGGTTCGCGGACGAGGCGGGCCTGGACGGCAGCGACGCGGCGTACCGGGAGGCGACCCGGCTCGTCCCCGCCGGCCGCGCCGGTGACCCGCAGGAGGTCGCCGAGGTGGTCGGCTGGCTGCTGTCGCCCGCCGCGAGCTTCGTCAACGGAGCGACTCTCACCGTCGACGGCGGGGTGTCGGCGGTGGACCCCGGGACGGCCGCCTTCGACTTCCGGATCGAACCGCGCGGCGGCTCGGCGCCCTCGGCGGGCCGGTAG